Genomic DNA from Carnobacterium divergens DSM 20623:
GTCAATAAATGACGACCACCAAAAGCTAAAAAAAAGTACAGCATTCTGGTCAGCTGATGAGACAATCCTTCACCGTTCCATAATCCTGTAATTGAAAGGGCCAAATACCTAGCTTGAAAAATAATCATAAAAGCTTGCAGAAAAGAAATTCCTGCAAGCATTATCATCATTTTTTTCATGCCAGATAAACCCAATAAGCGTTTATCCATCATAATTAATATTTCACCGCTTTTTCCTTAGTAATTCGTTTGCGGAAAACGTAGTAACTCCAGCTTTGATACGCAATAACAAATGGCAAGATTGAAAGTGATAACCATGTCATTAGTTTTAACGTATACGGAGAACTTGAAGCTGTTTTAATCATTAAATCAAAGTCAGGTGAGATTGAACTTACCATGACACGTGGGAATAAACCAAAGAACAATAATGCGACTAAAGCAATTAAAGTCAACCCACTTGTGATAAATGACAACCATTCTTTGTCTTTATAAATTCCGTATGTTGCTAGTACACTTAGCAATACAATCACTACTAACCATGCTAGTGTTGATACAGGGTGAATATCAAAGAAGTCAGTTGAAACATACAACAAGCCTGCAAATGCTACTAACCCAACAAACAAGACTAAATATAATTTTTTCCCATAAGCTACTGCACGATCTCTTACTTCACCGATTGTTTTCAAACGGATGTAGTTAAAGCCATGTAACAAGCATAATAATGTTAATGCGACACCCCCAACAAGTGAGAATGGTGTAAAGTAAGACGTAAACGTTGCTGTCATATTTCCGTCAGCATCTAGTGGCATTCCACTTACCATACTGGTAAATAGAACTCCAAAAAAGAATGGTGGAATAATGCTTCCAAAGAATAATGTCCAATCCCAGAAGTTACGCCCTTTTTCTGTTTCCATTTTGCCACGGAACTCAAACGATACACCGCGGATAATCAAACCGAATAAGATTGTAAATAAAATCAGATAGTAGCCACTAAATACAGAAGCATACCAGTATGGGAATGACGCAAACATCGCGCCCCCAGCAGTTAACAACCAAACTTCGTTCCCATCCCAGACAGGACCAATTGACTCAATAATTTGTGAACGCTCTTCGCGGTCTTTTGCTAAAATACGAGTAGACATCCCAACACCAAAGTCAAATCCTTCTAAGAAGAAGAAGCCTGCGAATAGGACACCGATTAAAATAAACCACAAAAACTGTAAGTTACTGATATCACTCATCTCCGAAAGCCCCCTTTTCAAATGGATCTACATTTGCTTTAGAATCATGATCTTGACTTTCTAGCTCATGGTAAGGACCTTTGTCCATCTCTTTTTTCACAAGGTAAACCATTACGGCACCAAGGCCTGAGAATAAACAGAAGTAAATAATATTACTAATTAATAGCGACGTTGTTGAAACGTTTGGTGATACACTATCAGCAATCGTAAAGACGCCGTATACCGTCCATGGGTAACGACCCAATTCCGTAATCAACCAACCTGCTGTATTCGCAATAAA
This window encodes:
- the cydB gene encoding cytochrome d ubiquinol oxidase subunit II, giving the protein MSNLQFLWFILIGVLFAGFFFLEGFDFGVGMSTRILAKDREERSQIIESIGPVWDGNEVWLLTAGGAMFASFPYWYASVFSGYYLILFTILFGLIIRGVSFEFRGKMETEKGRNFWDWTLFFGSIIPPFFFGVLFTSMVSGMPLDADGNMTATFTSYFTPFSLVGGVALTLLCLLHGFNYIRLKTIGEVRDRAVAYGKKLYLVLFVGLVAFAGLLYVSTDFFDIHPVSTLAWLVVIVLLSVLATYGIYKDKEWLSFITSGLTLIALVALLFFGLFPRVMVSSISPDFDLMIKTASSSPYTLKLMTWLSLSILPFVIAYQSWSYYVFRKRITKEKAVKY